AAAggaacaaaacacaatttaaatcttctgtgaagggtgaccaatcagagaATGAGACATAATGAGCAGGAACCAATCAGAGGAGAGCTACCGTATTTAATAAGCTCAAACCTATCAGGGTGTGGTGAGGGTCTGCATCTTCAAAAGTAAACGCCTGTGCGTTCAGAACGGCACTTTCAGAAACTTTCATTTTCAGGATTTAAGAAGGCAAAAACAAACGAAACAGTAGCAGTGAGGATGTAACCTTCATGTCGAGTGTCCTGTAAAATGTACTGCCCTTTTGGAAATATGAAACTGCCTGAAATTTACCATTTAATAATCTAATTTGATAGCCCCGGTTGTGCCATGTAGCCTCAGAAAGTCACCATGACTAACCCTCAGAGCCGCTGATTTGGTGTACAGgagccataaataaaaaaaaaaagaaaagaaaaagttagtTGGTGTCCACAGCTTCCAGATGACACCCACAGCACACAGATATAGAACTGAGGAAGCACCGGCCATGGCGGTCACCTTGTCATTGAGCAGACTTTCATTACGAGCCATCAGCTGTCCCAATGGCAGGCGGCTCAGTCAGGCGGCCATCTTCTGCGCTCACTAAGTGAGGTGTTGGCTCTCCTGCCTCGTGTGCACTTTAGTCTGCTCAGTGGTGGACTGAGGGTCCGACAGGCTGACCCTGCTAAGGCCTGCTACTTGCTGCTTGTTATTCAGTGTCCCGGTGATTTGAATTCATTTCTTTAAGTTATTATAATTTACTGAGTGTGTTCTTTTATGACTGAAGTCAAAATGCTGCCAGTTGTTTGTCTGAGTGCCACCATACTGTTTACTGCAATGGCCCTTGTTGTTTTAGTGGCTTTTGTGTCACGACTGTAATGAAGttgtaacagatttttttttttacatttttttattaaattaaaggaaTGGGGAGCAAGCTAATCAGAAAAATCACAAACATTGATAACGAATTAAAGTCCTGCATGTCCTGCTCAACGCCTGGCTTTGTGacgtctctctgtctctctctggtTTGCTCCcttaataaatgattttattttctgttttttcaactgtcatttttctttctttcaagttCTTTGAGGTTTTCTGAGTCTCCAGCTCTTCGTAGTCATCAGGAGTCGAGGAGCTGAGTGGTTATCTTCTGCGATTTGCTGAATCCACGCTGCACATTTCACAAGAGTTGCACATTTCTACTAATTGTCTTTATtctgatctttttattttgttttccaggtGTGTTCTGTAAAGATGGCTATACACTCAAAGTGCCTAAAGAAGCAAAAGCTCACAGCGGCTTCTGTCTGTTGATTCCATGTCAATTCACGTCTCCTAAAGAAGTGGGGTCTTCACCTGTTGGCATCTGGAGGTCTGTTTTATATGATGGCACGGAGGTTTCAAGAAATAACCAATCACTAAACCTATGGAGTAACCTCGATGTTTTCTTGGTTGGTGACTTAAAACAAAAGAACTGCACGACCTTATTATACAGAATCCAACCTGAGCACACAAGAGAGTATTACTTCAGAGTAGAAGGCACCTTTAAATATACCTTTAAAACGCCTGTCAATCTTACAATTCAGGGTAAGAAGGAGGAACACAGCACTGCCTGAGCGGCTCACGTCTCTCTTTATCCTGTAAATTCAAATCACCAAACTCTCTTCAGATTTTCATATTTGCTGCTCACTAACACTTTGCTCTTCTTTATCAGACTCTCTAGACAAGCCAGTGATCGACACACCAGCTCAGATGATGGAGGACACAGTCGTAACTCTCAACTGCTCTGCTGCCGCTCCTTGTGCCGACGAGAATCCCTCCATCCGGTGGGGCAACCTTCTGAACGGGAATGCGACTCAGAGCGAGACCACCAGGGCTGATGGAAACAAAGACGTGCTGTCCATCCTGACTTTCAGAGCCTCCTTTCTTCACAACAAGAAGACCCTCACCTGCATAGCTCAGTACACCGTGGGGTCTGTGAACAAAACAGCAAAGGAGACCACAGCCCTTAATGTCCTCTGTAAGAGTATTTCACTTTAGAGAGACTTTCATCTCACAGATAAGCACATTGGGAACAGACAAAGTGTACACAACACAATATAAAATTAGGTTTTGATTACAGAGATtggattaaatgaaaataaatgtgtccgTCTGTTATCTCACCAACGTAATCACAGGTGAATTTATTTACACTCAAGCTAAGAAGACGTCTTTATAAAGATTTAAAACTCTGATGGCTGTTTATTAACACCACATATCCACACCAGTGATTGTACAGATAAGGTGACCCCTAAAGAATCAGCGGGGTCTTCAGTTGTGTCGTCACCAGCAGAGCCTTGTAGGCTGAAGCTCTCAGTCCAACCACACAGCTCAGCCTCCTTTGTCCACGATGAGGACACACAGCGGTGTTAGCAGGTGGACTGTAAGCCATCGGCCCTCTTGAGCCATCGTTATCCTGTTGGAGtattgacagaaatgttgaatttTAGTGGATTCACAAAGTCGTCAGACTCCTTCacgttctgcacactttattgtgttgtggatttcattttaaactgataAATGTGTCCCTTTagccatcaatctacactcaataacacgTAATGTGAAAGTGAAGAGTGGTGTTTAGAAAGGTCtgtaaattttattaaaactcataaactgaactctctcattcctagaagtattctgacccctcatacaattccagctttgagtcttcttctTAAGTCTACACAAGTTCTGGACACCTGGACTTGGTCAGTTTCTCCCGTTCTCTCCAGCTGATCCTCTATTCTCCATTAaactggatgggaagcgtctgtgatctgccatcttcaggtctctcgaCACACGTCCTCTGGgatttaaccctttaaactcagcctCAATGCTGTAAGAGTAAGGACAGATCTTACTCTGTCAGAATTAGGATAGTTGGTAAAGAAATTATATGAAGTATTCAGATTATAACAGCGAGAGCTGCAagattaaaaacatctttaaaaaataaaacaaaaagaaatattgtgAAATATAGAAAGTTGAAAGACCCGTCTCGTTTAGTTAAAAGAGTTCAAATGCTGCACTGCATACCTGATACCTCATTGctggtttttctttcttctctcatAGATGGAtgaattgctgcctcacagtaacaCTTGACCCGGACCCCCAATATCTTTCTTGAACGTACTAATTGTGTACAATTTGATGGACACGCTGCTACCTGCTAAATGAGACGGTGGTTCAACTTTCTATATTTCAgaattattctttttgttttgtttgttaaagATGGTTTTCAATCTTATAATCTGAATACTCTGTATAATTTCATTACCAACTATCCTAATTCTGACAGAGTAAGATCTGTCCTTCTAAATGCTGCGTAGCTCAGGGGTCTTCAATAACAGATAAGTAAGCTGTGGAGACTGATCTGAAAACCGTAAAAATAGAGCAAAATAATCCTGATTCTTGTACAGCTTCAAAACAGGTAAGCTGTGCTTTATTTCTAGCAATGAGGAAATGAATGATTTTAAGCAGTTTTCTAAATTTGACATTATTTTCGTGTCCCATCGGCAGGTCCAGAACAATGAcgctgagtttaaagggttaaaacCCACAGGAcgtgtgtggagagacctgaagatggcagatcACAGACAGTTTAATGGAGCTGGAGAGGATCAGGCAGGAAGAACGACATAAACTGACCGATTTCAGGTGTCCAAAGTTTGTAGAGACTtaacaagaagactcaaagctggaattgctgcctaAGGGGCTTCTAGAAAGTCCTGTATGACGGGTCAGAATACTTCTGGGAATAAGAGAGTTCAGtttctaatattttaataattttacaaacctttctggTCAGatattgtcactttgtcattaaggtTATTGAATGAAGATTGAAGGACTAATTTAAAGTGAAACCCTGTTTTCCTCTAGGGGGCGCTAgatccctggttggaataagttctttttaattgtgatGTTTTAAGTAACCTGAACATAAATAGAtgtaatattaaaaggcgatacccctaacatagtgatacggcggtaagaaatcacgtaagagaaaataacttggctttctttaatgacgacttacgcagcattacagacgatgaagaaaatgacaagactaTCTAACTGGGATCTCGATATATACAGTCTGTCATTTTCATCCatctgccatccatccatccgtcgtctcaaaggtgtgccgggcaatgttcaaAGGCTTTATACTCGCTCTACATGTGCAGGCCCGTACTTATGTAAATCACGCCATTCTAATCAAGGCAAAGAGAAGATCCAACGTCACGCTGACTGTGACACACAGAAACAGTGCACGCTGCCCATCTGTCTTTGTCTGTCTTATCCTATGCttggcctagcagttctaaatgctgagcccctttgtACTAAATCTAAAGCTGTgcatgtagaaagaaaagaaaagcagatttaaaatatctgCACAGAGCACAGCGACATATTAAACTTCTATTCTGATTACAAAcccacaacacaataaagagttcAGAAAGTGAAGAGCTCTGAAAACCTCCTGAATCCACTGGATGTTCTTTTGTATCTTTTATATACTTTTACTGCAGAATAAAGTATTGTAAACTATGgagttttattattaaatgtgttttctaCTTCAGATGCACCCAAGAAGACCTCAGCTTCAAGTCAAGCTGGTGGAGTTTTAGAAGGTCAGTCTGCGACTCTGAACTGCAGCTCAGAAGCAAACCCACCGGTGGGCCAGTACACCTGGTTCAGAGGGAATGAAGAGACCCCGATAGGCACAGGACGAACTCTGACCTTCAGTCAAGTGACGATCAGTCAGGCCGGAGCGTATTACTGTCAGGCAAGAAACACACATAGAGCTGAGACGTCACCGCCTGTGACACTGGACGTGCTGTGTAGGTACCTTAAGAGTGACCGTCGTGTGGCTTGTGAAGACAACTTGAAcggtttctttaaattttattgtgtATCACATTGAATTTAATGGAGTACCCTTCGTTTACCAAAGTGCCTTCCATACATCCATAACTTCTTTTTAATGATGACACAGACGTGTTGACAGGTTATTATGAGTATCTGAACTGACCAGGAGATGACAACATAAGGAAAGAAATAACAGTGAAAAACTGAAAGGTTCCTAAAGTTTAGAAATCTTCTTATCCTTACAATTGGTAACATTTGAACGCCGTTCACCAATCAGTATCTGTGGAAGTCGTGAGCTCACTGTTTTATCTTCCAGAATCTTCTCTTCTGTTCCGGTTGAGAACAGAAACAGCCCCTCGAgttcttggcttttctcttccaacttggctttttcacttcaccttttgaattccactttaTCTTCTTGGCGAGTAGgcagttcattataaatgttgttctattccttaattatttgtaatcctaattcaccGTAACTAAGTGAATTTACTCAAAATCGAAACTGTAAATTCACGTTTTCTATGTGAGGTCTGAATTTCAGAAGTTTGGTTAAACAATTAATTTCATCCTTTAAGGTACAGTCTGTCATATTTAAGTcctgctttgtaatattttaatggaaaatagtGTTATTACAATgcgttgttccaaaatggatttattatTGTAAGTGAATGAGTCAACTCTTACAGTTTCagttaattaacaaagaattcacacatttattctgtcatttaaatgtaataatttctttTAGTTGTCACTTGATCAAATAATAAGTCACTTTGTcaaataatttcatattttcatcGTTCTATCATTTACCTAAGTTCATGAATACCCGTTATGTTAAACAGAAAGTGCGAGTTCACAGACGACATGAACAACAATCTCCTTGTTTTATCAGATTTATCAGATTTATTGAGACAAATAACTtcagtggaaaaataataaagaatgtaaaaaaatgcaaataaactcaattgaaaagagtaaaatgatttttattttactagaagtgaaTTTTCCACATGTATCATTCTTACAGGTTTACGACAGTTAAGTTATCTGTTAATTTATGAGGCTCGACGTATTCAGAATATTTAATGGCTTATTAGTctgccagtgactgtgattgtggccatcACATCATAATTAGAGTGATAATCTGATACTGAagatttatatcattttaaaaacctTCAGACAGTATAAAGGCGTATTACAGCATCAAAGGCCTCCTCAAAAGTCCTCATCTCTCGACCCAAATGTCCTCATTGCCAGAATAAGAGAGTTGGCAGCCCCAGTCAAGTCAGTAAGGCAATCAAAATGAACGATCAAAACGAggagcaaaatgaaaaataaaataaaaaaagtccaaAAACCAAAACCGATACCTGAGGCTCGGCCAACTTTGAAGAAGAAACAACTAACTGACCCTAATAAGTTGAGATCATTCACAGAGGAAGTCCTGCCATATTTATAACCCACCTTCAGTGACGTCACATAAGTGAGGACAGCGGTCAGGTGACATGACACTAGCATTGTATAAATGATAAGCAGAGTTGTAATGTCAGCAAAATGACGAGATTTGAGAGTCAGCCAGGAGACGGACATTAAAGACTGAAAAGGGGTTTCAATGCTGAGGTCCAAAATAAATCCAAACAAGAGGCGAAAGTCACAGACAccgctacagctctgtgatgtcacactagTCTTGCAAAGTATCATGGGGCTCTgggataaaaaaaacaagtttgtcAACACTGGGCACATGTCAAGTTTTCAGACGTGTGGCAGAGAGTCGCCTTTCAGGCTTACCTATGGTATGTGGTGCACCTCGAGACGAGAAGGGGTACTGATGATAACAGTCTTGTCCTCTTTACCTCAACCAGCTTTTGACAGCAAGTGAGCCGGAGAAGCCCCTCCTCTTTCAGTCTGGCTGATTTAATAGGGGAACGTCTTAGGAAGGCGGGGTCTCATTTGGAACAGAGAGCCTGACTGTCAGGGATCGACTCCAGAGAAGTCCTTTCTAGGAACACCACTAGAGGGCAATAAGAGGCTATGAGCCCGTTGTTTATTGTGGTGCCAACATGTGtgtgttgagtttttttttttaattaaatcactCACTCTGCCTTATCACTCGCCCCACTACAAAGGACACTGGTGAAGCCAAATTCACTTCAAAAAGTGTTTAGGGAGACTTCACCAATCAACACTAGTAATGAATGTGCAGCTCCTGTAACTCGAAACTTCTGCTTTCCTTACttgaaaaattaacaaatgacAAATAAGCGTGTCCATTAGCCATGGattattaaaatgtgaaataacaGCATAATATGGAAGTCTGCGTGTGCTCAGATGTAGAATTGCCAGACGCCTTAGTATTTCATTGAATTTTGCTTCATATTTCTAGTAATATGGAGGTTGGgtggttttcagttttataaattaaCTCCACTGCTCTTTACTTTCATTTGCTTGTTATTGTCGCAGGGTAGCTTTTTATTCTTCACATTTCAATTTCATTTCCTCAGACATTTCACAAATGCTCTTAAAAATCCTAACTACTGTACACTCATCGTCACAATGAAACTTGTGCTTCAGTTTTTCAGGTTGTTCATAACATCAAGTCCTTTTATTTTCTTGGTGCGTCCACTGAGTATAAACGTTTCAATTCTGTTTCAGATCATCCAAGAAACACGTCTGCTGTCACAAATGTTCATGGAGTGATATCAGCTGGCACGTCTGTGACACTGAGCTGCACCTCCAAGGCCAACCCACCTGCCAATTACACCTGGTTTAAGGTAGACGGACCCTCCGATTCACCCCGAGGATTCAGACAGGAGCTGCTCATCCGTAAAGCTACGCAAACCGACAGCGGGAGTTACGTCTGTCAGGCGGAGAATCAGTATGGACGAGAAAACTCGACAGCTTTGACCCTGGAGGTCATGTGTAAGTAAACTGTCCTGAAATGAAAAACTCGACTCTTTGCTGTTCTTATTCACCCTGAAaggtgaattatttttattaaaaagcagatTATTCATTTTACAGCATCAAATTCTTACAAGTCTAcctaaatttaacatttttctttttttttaaatgtgtcacaGATTAATATGAAAACACAGTGATATTTAGAAATTTTCAAATTCTAGTTTAAATATTTTAGCCTCTGCTGACAATTGTATCGTGGGCACGTCTGGTCTTTGCCAATCACAAATTGAAAATATGAACCAATGCCAGGGGTGTTGTGTGGCGGTAGTGCCAGTGAACTGCAGGGGGAGATGCTTTTGTCCTGTCGACTTATAACCAGACCAGGGTCACAAGGTGGggggctgcagcctatcccagataGCATGGGTCATAAATCAGGAACAgaccag
This genomic window from Polypterus senegalus isolate Bchr_013 chromosome 12, ASM1683550v1, whole genome shotgun sequence contains:
- the LOC120540134 gene encoding carcinoembryonic antigen-related cell adhesion molecule 5-like — protein: MMEDTVVTLNCSAAAPCADENPSIRWGNLLNGNATQSETTRADGNKDVLSILTFRASFLHNKKTLTCIAQYTVGSVNKTAKETTALNVLYAPKKTSASSQAGGVLEGQSATLNCSSEANPPVGQYTWFRGNEETPIGTGRTLTFSQVTISQAGAYYCQARNTHRAETSPPVTLDVLYHPRNTSAVTNVHGVISAGTSVTLSCTSKANPPANYTWFKVDGPSDSPRGFRQELLIRKATQTDSGSYVCQAENQYGRENSTALTLEVMCA